In one window of Rhodopseudomonas palustris HaA2 DNA:
- a CDS encoding ABC transporter permease translates to MKSSRKTSHLLQSLLLAVLFVSVWEGCCRLFGISQLVLPPPSAIAVRLQSLVFGGTIWPHLWATLFEILSGFVLGVLAGLVVGALISLIPVLERLIYPYLVALQTLPKVAIAPLFIIWFGYGLTSKVVITALVCFFPVLVSVIAGFHSTDKDQLDMMKAFGATKWQTLVRLRIPSALVLIFAGLEIAAVLAVIGAIVGEFVGAQVGLGYLVVTLNFSLDVAGVFAVLIVLSAIGLAMHAITRYAARRYIFWIRRSDAPVIP, encoded by the coding sequence ATGAAGTCCAGCCGGAAGACGTCTCATCTGTTGCAATCGCTGCTGTTGGCGGTGCTGTTCGTCTCTGTCTGGGAAGGCTGTTGCCGGCTGTTCGGCATCTCGCAGCTGGTGCTGCCGCCGCCCAGCGCGATCGCGGTCCGGCTGCAGTCGCTGGTGTTCGGCGGAACGATCTGGCCGCATCTGTGGGCGACATTGTTCGAGATCCTCAGCGGCTTCGTCCTCGGTGTGCTGGCCGGTCTCGTCGTGGGCGCGCTGATCTCGCTGATTCCGGTGCTGGAGCGGCTGATCTATCCGTATCTGGTGGCGTTGCAGACCCTGCCGAAGGTGGCGATCGCGCCGCTGTTCATCATCTGGTTCGGCTACGGGCTCACCTCGAAGGTGGTGATCACCGCGCTGGTCTGCTTTTTCCCAGTGCTGGTCAGCGTGATCGCGGGCTTCCATTCCACCGACAAGGACCAGCTCGACATGATGAAGGCGTTCGGGGCGACGAAATGGCAGACGCTGGTGCGGCTGCGGATTCCGTCGGCGCTGGTGCTGATCTTCGCGGGGCTCGAGATCGCGGCGGTGCTCGCCGTGATCGGTGCGATCGTTGGCGAGTTCGTCGGCGCGCAGGTTGGTCTCGGCTATCTCGTGGTGACGCTGAACTTCAGCCTCGACGTCGCTGGCGTATTCGCGGTGCTCATCGTGCTGTCGGCGATTGGCCTGGCGATGCACGCGATCACCCGCTACGCCGCGCGCCGCTACATTTTCTGGATCAGGCGCAGCGATGCGCCGGTGATTCCCTGA
- a CDS encoding ABC transporter ATP-binding protein yields MAAVQPLRSGISALPEQRPIIEIGGLEKRFATRSGDIVNALTKVDLTIRENEFVSVVGPSGCGKTTLLRILAGLERASSGVVRCDGTEIAGPRPDVGVVFQQATLLPWNTVLSNVMLPAQLKHDKSAEAVAQAERLLAFMGLRDFAQKYPFELSGGMQQRVAICRALMRNPRILLMDEPFGALDAMTRESMNMELMRVWSEERKTVVFITHSIPEAVLLGDRVVVMSPRPGRISEVIDVDLGRPRTLHTMATPRFGELCDRIRAIFGAQSMTATSL; encoded by the coding sequence ATGGCCGCTGTTCAACCTTTGCGAAGCGGGATTTCTGCTCTGCCGGAGCAGCGACCGATCATCGAGATCGGTGGTCTGGAGAAGAGGTTCGCGACCCGCTCCGGCGATATCGTCAATGCGCTGACCAAAGTCGATCTCACCATTCGCGAGAACGAGTTCGTCTCGGTGGTCGGTCCGAGCGGATGCGGCAAGACGACGCTGCTGCGGATCCTCGCGGGCCTGGAGCGCGCGTCGTCGGGCGTCGTGCGATGCGACGGCACCGAGATTGCCGGCCCGCGCCCGGATGTCGGCGTAGTGTTTCAGCAGGCGACGTTGCTGCCGTGGAACACGGTGCTGTCGAACGTGATGCTGCCCGCACAGCTCAAGCACGACAAATCCGCGGAGGCGGTCGCGCAGGCGGAGCGCCTGCTCGCATTCATGGGGCTTCGGGACTTCGCGCAAAAGTACCCGTTCGAATTGTCGGGCGGCATGCAGCAGCGCGTTGCGATCTGCCGCGCCTTGATGCGCAACCCCCGCATCCTGCTGATGGACGAGCCGTTCGGCGCGCTGGACGCGATGACTCGTGAGTCGATGAACATGGAGCTGATGCGGGTATGGTCGGAGGAGCGCAAGACCGTAGTGTTCATCACCCACAGCATCCCGGAGGCGGTCCTGCTCGGCGACCGCGTGGTGGTGATGTCGCCGCGGCCGGGGCGGATTTCTGAGGTGATCGACGTCGATCTCGGTCGCCCGCGCACTCTTCACACGATGGCGACTCCGCGGTTCGGCGAGCTGTGCGACCGCATCCGCGCGATCTTCGGTGCGCAATCGATGACGGCGACCTCGCTATGA
- a CDS encoding ABC transporter substrate-binding protein yields the protein MADEPLSVRVDFAPWGVHSGLHLSKAKGWFKEDGLNVDLQDGTGTLNTINLVAAGNVDVGLVQLGMLAIARSQGLPVTSFAGFLRKGDLATLVDAKAGPKTPQDLAGKKIVCFANSPWAPFVDVYLKRIGLSRGEGPDKVNVVMVSPAAMVSTYASGAADGFMSLKEFGEPYVEQARPARSLLAADVGIAFPSYGLIATDATLAKRKDLLAKLVANQRRAWDYIFADPSHIDEGVRAIIANRPDKQLNFDILKGQTALCKEFVDTENTKGKPLGWQSPADWKATIAMMAEAGQAKADADVSGFFTNDLVGA from the coding sequence TTGGCCGACGAACCCCTGTCGGTTCGCGTCGACTTCGCACCCTGGGGGGTGCACTCCGGTTTGCATCTGTCGAAAGCGAAGGGATGGTTCAAGGAAGACGGCCTAAACGTCGACCTGCAGGACGGAACCGGCACGCTCAACACCATCAATCTGGTCGCCGCCGGCAATGTCGATGTCGGACTGGTTCAGCTCGGGATGCTGGCGATCGCGCGGTCGCAGGGACTGCCCGTCACGTCGTTCGCCGGCTTCCTGCGCAAGGGCGATCTCGCGACCTTGGTTGACGCCAAGGCCGGGCCGAAGACCCCGCAGGACCTCGCCGGCAAGAAGATCGTCTGTTTCGCCAACAGCCCCTGGGCGCCGTTCGTCGACGTGTACTTGAAGCGCATCGGCCTTTCGCGCGGCGAAGGACCCGACAAGGTCAATGTCGTCATGGTGTCGCCGGCGGCGATGGTTTCGACCTATGCGTCGGGCGCGGCGGACGGCTTCATGTCGCTCAAGGAATTCGGCGAGCCTTATGTCGAACAGGCCCGGCCTGCTCGCTCGCTGCTGGCGGCCGATGTCGGCATCGCGTTTCCGAGCTACGGTCTGATCGCCACCGATGCGACGCTCGCGAAACGCAAGGATCTGCTCGCCAAGCTCGTCGCCAATCAGCGTCGGGCCTGGGACTACATCTTCGCGGACCCGTCCCACATCGACGAAGGCGTGCGCGCCATCATCGCCAACCGTCCGGACAAGCAGCTCAACTTCGACATCCTCAAGGGGCAGACCGCACTCTGCAAGGAGTTCGTCGACACCGAAAACACCAAGGGCAAGCCGCTCGGCTGGCAGTCGCCTGCCGATTGGAAGGCCACGATCGCGATGATGGCGGAAGCCGGTCAGGCCAAGGCGGACGCCGACGTCTCCGGATTCTTCACCAACGATCTGGTCGGGGCATGA
- a CDS encoding (2Fe-2S)-binding protein, with translation MSRSIEVKLKVNGKSYVGHCESRTLMADFLRDHLNLTGTHVGCEHGVCGVCTILVDGEAVRSCIMLAAQADGADVVTIEGLSQAGAYHPVQKAFHDHHALQCGFCTPGMLATAIDFLNTNASPTEQEVREALSAVLCRCTGYQNIVTAVLEAAAAMRGDAKAGA, from the coding sequence ATGTCGAGATCAATCGAGGTCAAGCTCAAGGTCAACGGCAAGAGTTATGTGGGCCATTGCGAGTCCCGGACGCTGATGGCCGATTTCCTGCGCGATCACCTGAACCTGACCGGGACGCATGTCGGATGCGAGCATGGCGTCTGCGGCGTCTGCACCATCCTGGTCGACGGCGAAGCGGTGCGCTCCTGCATCATGCTGGCGGCGCAGGCCGACGGCGCCGACGTGGTGACGATCGAAGGGTTGTCGCAGGCGGGCGCGTACCATCCGGTCCAGAAGGCGTTTCACGATCACCACGCCCTGCAGTGCGGCTTCTGCACGCCGGGCATGCTGGCCACCGCGATCGATTTTCTCAACACCAATGCTTCCCCGACCGAACAGGAAGTGCGCGAGGCGCTATCGGCGGTGCTGTGCCGCTGCACCGGCTATCAGAACATCGTCACCGCGGTGCTGGAAGCGGCTGCGGCCATGCGCGGCGACGCAAAGGCGGGAGCGTAG
- a CDS encoding FAD binding domain-containing protein, which translates to MKPAAFDYHAPTTIAEALVLLEQHGSDARLLAGGQTLLPMMNFRLVAPEVVIDLNRIPDLAFIEADGRHVRIGAMTRQRALEFSPVIARDLPLLHEAIKMVGHLPTRSRGTIGGSLANADSSAEIPMVLQVLEGEMLVRGPHGERTSSAADFVVDAMTTSLAEHEMLVEIRVPVMPQGARFAVEEFSRRRGDFAIAAVAAMVVMQDGICRSTRLATAGVSPASSRLRAAEQLLEGTALDEAAIERAAKAASEAVEPSADRNGSERYRRHLTKVLTRRVLQRAKQQA; encoded by the coding sequence ATGAAGCCCGCGGCTTTCGACTATCACGCTCCCACCACGATCGCGGAGGCGCTGGTGCTGCTCGAACAGCACGGCAGCGACGCGCGGCTGCTGGCCGGCGGCCAGACGCTGCTGCCGATGATGAATTTTCGCCTGGTCGCGCCCGAAGTGGTGATCGATCTCAACCGGATTCCCGACCTCGCCTTCATCGAAGCCGACGGCAGGCATGTCCGGATCGGCGCGATGACGCGGCAGCGCGCATTGGAGTTCTCGCCCGTCATCGCGCGTGACCTTCCGCTGCTGCACGAGGCCATCAAGATGGTCGGCCATCTCCCCACCCGCTCGCGCGGGACGATCGGCGGGTCGCTCGCCAATGCGGATTCCTCCGCCGAGATTCCGATGGTGCTGCAGGTGCTGGAGGGCGAGATGCTGGTGCGAGGACCGCACGGCGAACGAACCAGCTCCGCGGCCGATTTCGTGGTCGATGCCATGACCACGAGCCTGGCCGAGCACGAGATGCTCGTCGAAATCCGCGTGCCTGTGATGCCGCAAGGAGCGCGGTTTGCGGTCGAGGAATTCTCGCGACGGCGCGGAGATTTCGCGATCGCAGCGGTGGCCGCGATGGTGGTGATGCAGGATGGCATTTGCCGGAGTACGCGACTGGCGACCGCCGGCGTGTCGCCGGCTTCGAGCCGCCTGCGCGCAGCCGAGCAATTGCTCGAAGGCACAGCGCTCGACGAGGCAGCGATCGAGCGCGCCGCAAAGGCCGCCTCCGAGGCCGTCGAACCAAGTGCCGATCGCAACGGCAGCGAACGCTATCGCCGGCACCTCACCAAGGTGCTGACCAGGCGGGTGTTGCAGCGCGCCAAACAACAAGCCTGA
- a CDS encoding ABC transporter ATP-binding protein, which yields MTARPAGARSVERLGAPGGSAYISITDVDKSYGAESPIAALKDINLDIKAGEFISIVGPSGCGKSTLLKCIAGLQPISAGSISIRNQPVNAPPEDMAIVFQRDVLFDWRTVLDNVLMLVEFKGLRRKDYHERGLKLLREYGLDGYAQRFPWELSGGMRQRVAICRAIIVDPDLLLMDEPFGALDAMTRDDLNAELERLWYETRKTVVFITHGIDEAVYLGDRVVVMARNPGRIAEIVEIDIPRPRPLSIRQTEDFGKYVQHIRHLFASMGLVKAE from the coding sequence ATGACGGCGCGGCCTGCCGGTGCCCGGTCGGTCGAACGGCTCGGCGCCCCTGGCGGCTCCGCCTACATCTCGATCACCGACGTCGACAAAAGCTATGGCGCCGAGAGCCCCATCGCCGCGCTGAAGGACATCAATCTCGATATCAAGGCCGGCGAATTCATCAGCATCGTCGGCCCGTCTGGGTGCGGCAAGAGCACGCTGCTCAAATGCATCGCCGGCCTGCAGCCGATCAGCGCCGGATCGATTTCGATCCGCAATCAGCCGGTGAACGCGCCGCCGGAGGATATGGCGATCGTATTCCAGCGCGACGTGCTGTTCGACTGGCGCACTGTGCTCGACAACGTACTGATGCTGGTCGAATTCAAGGGACTGCGGCGCAAGGACTATCACGAACGCGGGCTCAAGCTGCTGCGCGAGTACGGACTCGACGGCTACGCGCAGCGCTTTCCGTGGGAACTGTCCGGAGGCATGCGCCAGCGCGTGGCGATCTGCCGCGCAATAATCGTCGATCCAGACCTGCTTCTCATGGACGAGCCGTTCGGCGCGCTCGACGCGATGACCCGCGACGACTTGAACGCGGAACTCGAGCGATTGTGGTACGAGACGCGCAAGACCGTCGTCTTCATCACTCACGGGATCGACGAGGCCGTCTATCTCGGAGACCGCGTCGTGGTGATGGCGCGCAATCCCGGCCGGATCGCCGAGATCGTCGAGATCGATATTCCGCGACCGCGCCCGCTCAGCATTCGTCAAACCGAGGACTTCGGCAAATATGTCCAGCACATCCGTCATCTCTTCGCATCGATGGGGCTCGTCAAAGCTGAGTAA
- a CDS encoding TetR/AcrR family transcriptional regulator, which translates to MEEFARTGFDGARVDRIAERSKVSKNMLYYYFKSKEGLFVAALERMYEEVRDQQRELSVRAHDPILAMKQLVEHTFQALESNPNAIRLMNEENKQRGRFLRKSKRIRDLYNPLVETISFILERGRVEGVFRPGLDSAVVYMTLSSLCYHYLSNRYTLEIALGKDLASAASRKAWVEHVGNIVLLYCTAEVPSTTAAKTAVMRQRATSDADA; encoded by the coding sequence ATGGAGGAATTCGCTCGCACCGGCTTCGACGGCGCGCGGGTCGACCGGATCGCGGAGCGATCCAAGGTCAGCAAGAACATGCTGTATTACTACTTCAAGTCGAAGGAAGGGCTGTTCGTCGCGGCGCTGGAGCGGATGTACGAGGAGGTGCGCGACCAGCAGCGCGAGCTGTCCGTCCGCGCCCATGACCCGATCCTGGCGATGAAGCAACTCGTCGAACACACCTTCCAGGCGCTCGAGAGCAATCCGAACGCGATCCGGCTGATGAACGAAGAGAACAAGCAGCGCGGCCGGTTTCTGCGAAAATCCAAGCGGATCCGCGATCTCTACAATCCGCTGGTGGAAACGATCAGCTTCATCCTCGAACGCGGCCGGGTGGAAGGCGTGTTCCGGCCTGGCCTCGACTCGGCGGTCGTCTACATGACGCTGTCGTCGCTGTGTTATCATTATCTGTCCAACCGCTACACGCTCGAAATCGCGTTGGGCAAGGATCTCGCCTCGGCAGCCTCGCGCAAGGCCTGGGTCGAACACGTCGGCAACATCGTGCTGCTGTACTGCACAGCAGAAGTGCCGAGCACGACCGCGGCGAAGACCGCCGTGATGCGGCAACGCGCGACGTCCGACGCAGACGCGTAG
- a CDS encoding xanthine dehydrogenase family protein molybdopterin-binding subunit — protein MAETGGFIGKSVPRREDKRLLTGKGEFVADLKLPSMLHAAFVRSQVAHGRIKSVDLSRALRSPGVVYAISGPDLAKLLPPVPDTQLSLPKKWTTRVQHTFLNPQQPLLAYDKVRHVGEAVAVILAESRYLAEDAAELVTMEIEPLPAVVDPEAGLTRDSAVLHEQYDTNLIGDFAIAKGDVETALANAPHRMKRRFYHHRYAAIPMEGRGVAANYDARTDSINIWSACQVIHWLRREASTVLGMPEARIRCVALDVGGGFGVKGHVYPEELLIPYLAREVGRPVKWIEDRHEHFMSACHSRDQTHDVEFGFDDDGRLLAFQDEFLVDCGAWNPIGSGIAYNTAVHLPGPYKFEHFAVRSKIVATNKVPNAPYRGAGRPEATFAMERVIDLIAAELGLDPADVRMRNMIPASEMPYRLGLPYRDGEPIVYDSGDYPESLRQALAALGGVDAFRDRQRAARAQGRYFGLGLGCYVEGTGVGPFESATVRVDPTGKIYLAGGACPQGQGMETIFSQIVADAWQVQPDDVVVALADTSVISIGFGTIASRSTVNLSGAIHTASQSLQKKVFAIAADMLECSPADLELRNGTVGLVGVPGREIPLARIAKAAMPGWDNKRPAGVSAGLEETAYFEPPTVTWAYATHAAIVELDVELGRVEIEKYVIVHDCGVVVNPMLVDGQINGGAVQGLGGALLEELSYDSEGQLLVGSFMDYLVPGASDVPHFELKHMHFPSPLNPYGVKGVGEGSAIAPPVVIANAVSDALSHLKVEFNSTPIRPEHIVTAFG, from the coding sequence ATGGCCGAGACGGGCGGATTCATTGGAAAGTCGGTTCCGCGGCGCGAAGACAAGCGGCTTCTGACCGGCAAGGGCGAGTTCGTCGCGGACCTCAAGCTGCCGTCGATGCTGCACGCGGCGTTCGTTCGCAGCCAGGTCGCCCATGGCCGGATCAAATCGGTCGATCTGTCGCGCGCCCTGCGGTCACCGGGCGTCGTCTATGCGATCTCCGGGCCGGATCTCGCCAAGCTGCTGCCACCCGTGCCCGACACGCAACTGTCGCTGCCGAAGAAATGGACGACGCGGGTCCAGCACACCTTCCTCAATCCGCAGCAACCGCTGCTCGCTTACGACAAGGTCCGGCATGTCGGCGAGGCCGTCGCGGTCATTCTCGCAGAGAGCCGCTACCTCGCTGAAGACGCCGCCGAGCTGGTGACCATGGAGATCGAGCCGCTGCCGGCCGTGGTAGATCCGGAAGCCGGGCTCACCCGCGACAGCGCCGTGTTGCACGAACAATACGACACCAATCTGATCGGCGATTTCGCCATTGCCAAAGGCGACGTCGAGACAGCGCTGGCGAACGCGCCGCACCGCATGAAGCGCCGCTTCTATCATCATCGCTACGCCGCGATCCCGATGGAGGGCCGCGGCGTCGCCGCCAACTACGACGCACGCACGGATTCGATCAACATCTGGTCGGCGTGCCAGGTCATTCACTGGCTCCGCCGCGAGGCGTCGACGGTGCTCGGCATGCCCGAAGCTCGCATTCGCTGCGTCGCGCTCGACGTCGGCGGCGGCTTCGGCGTCAAGGGCCACGTCTATCCCGAAGAATTGCTGATTCCTTATCTTGCGCGCGAAGTCGGCCGCCCGGTGAAATGGATCGAGGATCGGCACGAGCATTTCATGAGCGCCTGCCATTCCCGCGACCAGACCCACGATGTAGAGTTCGGGTTCGACGACGACGGTCGTCTGCTAGCGTTCCAGGACGAATTCCTCGTCGATTGCGGCGCCTGGAATCCGATCGGCTCCGGCATCGCCTACAACACTGCGGTGCATTTGCCCGGCCCCTACAAATTCGAGCACTTCGCGGTGCGATCGAAGATCGTCGCCACCAACAAAGTGCCCAACGCGCCCTATCGCGGTGCCGGCCGCCCCGAAGCGACGTTCGCGATGGAGCGGGTGATCGATCTGATCGCGGCCGAACTCGGCCTCGATCCGGCCGACGTCCGCATGCGCAACATGATTCCGGCTTCCGAGATGCCGTATCGTCTCGGCCTTCCCTACCGGGACGGCGAGCCGATCGTCTACGACAGCGGCGACTATCCGGAATCGCTGCGCCAGGCATTGGCGGCACTAGGAGGTGTCGACGCCTTCCGCGATCGGCAGCGGGCCGCACGGGCGCAAGGTCGATATTTCGGCCTCGGACTCGGATGCTACGTCGAAGGCACCGGCGTCGGACCGTTCGAAAGCGCTACCGTCCGCGTAGACCCGACCGGCAAGATCTATCTCGCAGGCGGCGCCTGCCCGCAGGGACAAGGCATGGAAACGATCTTCTCGCAGATCGTCGCGGATGCCTGGCAGGTTCAACCCGATGACGTCGTCGTAGCATTGGCGGACACGAGCGTGATCTCGATCGGCTTCGGCACCATCGCGAGCCGCAGCACCGTGAACTTGTCGGGCGCAATCCACACCGCGAGCCAATCGCTGCAGAAGAAGGTCTTCGCGATCGCAGCAGACATGCTCGAATGCTCGCCGGCCGACCTCGAGCTGCGCAACGGAACCGTCGGCCTCGTCGGCGTACCGGGCAGAGAGATTCCCCTCGCCCGCATCGCCAAAGCGGCGATGCCCGGCTGGGACAACAAGCGACCCGCCGGTGTTTCAGCGGGGCTGGAGGAAACCGCCTACTTCGAGCCGCCGACCGTGACCTGGGCTTACGCGACGCACGCCGCGATCGTCGAGCTCGATGTCGAACTCGGCCGCGTCGAGATCGAGAAATACGTCATCGTGCATGATTGCGGCGTGGTGGTGAATCCGATGCTGGTCGACGGGCAGATTAACGGCGGCGCCGTGCAGGGCCTCGGCGGCGCGCTGCTGGAGGAACTAAGCTACGATTCGGAAGGCCAGTTGCTGGTTGGATCGTTCATGGACTATCTAGTACCGGGCGCGAGCGACGTGCCGCATTTCGAGCTGAAGCACATGCACTTCCCCTCGCCGCTGAATCCCTATGGCGTGAAAGGCGTCGGAGAAGGTAGCGCGATCGCGCCGCCGGTGGTCATCGCCAATGCGGTCTCCGATGCACTCTCTCACCTCAAGGTCGAATTCAATTCGACGCCGATCAGGCCTGAGCACATCGTCACAGCGTTCGGATAA
- a CDS encoding ABC transporter substrate-binding protein → MPGLNFGRTLVAVVASVAVCLGGVDTAAALEKVRVLIPVRNIDEAFSPFVVAKEKGYFAEEGLDVTLIAVGGSNESAIQVSAGNGDVGAASPGEALVGIQAGKLDVRYFYSLYYQNIWHVAVLPDSPIKAIADLKGKKLGVQSLGSAGTTFGKAFVQQAGLDPQTDVAFLPVGVGAQAVTSVRQKFVDAVVYWDAALAKFKFSGLDLREVPAPEGIRSLPDVGLLATSDTIAKKPKMLIGVSRGVAKGYDYSMANPRAAVLITWKAYPEAKSKNPDPAAALEEGITVNQARLRIWNSPKTEDQHGRLIEADWQRLVDFFVAQKVLPGAVPVDRVITNQFVKDANSYDRQAVIADAKKTDVSKLD, encoded by the coding sequence ATGCCTGGCCTGAATTTCGGACGAACTCTGGTCGCTGTGGTCGCGAGCGTCGCCGTCTGCCTGGGCGGCGTCGACACCGCCGCAGCGCTCGAGAAGGTGCGGGTGCTGATCCCGGTGAGGAACATCGACGAGGCGTTCTCACCCTTCGTGGTCGCGAAGGAGAAGGGCTACTTCGCCGAGGAGGGCCTGGACGTGACCTTGATCGCGGTTGGCGGCTCCAATGAGTCCGCCATTCAAGTCTCAGCCGGCAATGGCGATGTCGGCGCGGCGTCGCCCGGCGAGGCGCTGGTCGGCATTCAGGCCGGCAAGCTCGACGTGCGCTATTTCTACAGCCTTTACTATCAGAATATCTGGCACGTCGCCGTGCTGCCGGACAGTCCGATCAAGGCCATCGCCGACCTCAAGGGCAAGAAGCTCGGCGTGCAGTCGCTCGGCAGCGCCGGCACGACGTTCGGCAAGGCGTTCGTGCAGCAGGCCGGCCTCGATCCGCAGACAGACGTCGCGTTCCTGCCGGTCGGCGTGGGTGCGCAAGCGGTGACGTCGGTCCGCCAGAAGTTCGTCGACGCGGTGGTGTATTGGGACGCCGCGCTCGCCAAGTTCAAGTTCTCCGGGCTCGATCTGCGCGAGGTCCCGGCACCGGAAGGAATCCGTTCGCTACCGGACGTCGGGCTGCTCGCCACCAGCGACACGATCGCCAAGAAGCCGAAGATGCTGATTGGCGTCTCCCGCGGCGTTGCCAAGGGTTACGACTACTCGATGGCCAATCCGAGGGCCGCAGTGCTGATCACCTGGAAGGCGTATCCGGAGGCGAAATCGAAGAATCCCGACCCCGCGGCTGCGCTCGAGGAAGGCATCACCGTCAATCAGGCGCGGCTCCGCATCTGGAATTCGCCGAAGACCGAGGATCAGCACGGCCGCCTGATCGAAGCGGATTGGCAGCGCTTGGTCGATTTTTTCGTCGCCCAGAAGGTGCTGCCGGGGGCAGTTCCGGTGGACCGCGTCATCACCAACCAGTTCGTCAAGGATGCCAACAGCTACGACCGCCAGGCGGTGATCGCCGACGCCAAGAAGACAGACGTCTCAAAGCTGGACTGA
- a CDS encoding ABC transporter permease gives MSYWRRTEPARTIVVVLAVLTAIWELSVHLFGIRAFLLPAPSIVIADIVANPVFFGRQSLYTLYVTTAGFLIALIGGVLAAIAIVSSSFIDRTFYTLLVATNSIPKVALAPLFVIWLGTGGAPKIAIAAIIAIFPIVINTTVGLRAIDHDMIDLARSARASRLDIMMKVRFPNALPSLFAGAKIGVSFALIGAIVGEFVAGEQGLGYVILTSQATFNSTRAFAAIVVLGILGTIMFFAIEWIERWMLPWHVSQRAKTGH, from the coding sequence GTGAGCTATTGGCGCAGGACGGAGCCCGCGCGAACCATCGTCGTGGTGCTGGCGGTTCTCACCGCGATCTGGGAACTGTCGGTTCACCTGTTCGGGATCCGCGCCTTCCTGTTGCCCGCGCCGTCCATCGTGATTGCCGACATCGTCGCCAATCCCGTGTTTTTCGGACGGCAGTCGCTGTACACGCTGTACGTCACCACGGCCGGATTCCTGATCGCGCTGATCGGCGGCGTGCTGGCTGCGATCGCCATCGTGTCGTCGAGCTTCATCGATCGCACCTTCTACACGCTGCTGGTGGCGACCAATTCGATCCCGAAGGTCGCACTGGCGCCGCTGTTCGTGATCTGGCTCGGGACCGGCGGCGCGCCGAAGATCGCGATCGCCGCGATCATCGCGATCTTCCCGATCGTGATCAACACCACCGTCGGCCTGCGGGCGATCGACCACGACATGATCGACCTCGCGCGATCGGCGAGGGCCTCGCGGCTCGACATCATGATGAAGGTCCGCTTTCCCAACGCGCTGCCGAGCCTGTTCGCGGGCGCCAAGATCGGCGTCTCATTCGCGCTGATCGGCGCGATCGTCGGCGAGTTCGTCGCCGGAGAACAAGGGCTCGGCTACGTCATCCTCACCAGCCAAGCGACCTTCAACAGCACGCGCGCCTTCGCGGCGATCGTGGTGCTGGGCATCCTCGGCACGATCATGTTCTTCGCCATCGAATGGATCGAGCGCTGGATGCTCCCCTGGCACGTCTCGCAGCGCGCCAAAACGGGACACTGA
- a CDS encoding CoxG family protein, with amino-acid sequence MAMTMSGEYLLEAPRETVWERLNDPAVLKECIPGCEQLERTDDGFDAVAKMKVGPVSARFKGKVRLSDLDPPSAYKISGEGEGGVAGFAKGGASMALTEHEDGTLLKYLVEAHVGGKVAQLGQRLINGAAKKLADEFFTKFAAIVQR; translated from the coding sequence ATGGCAATGACGATGAGCGGCGAGTATCTGCTCGAGGCGCCGCGGGAGACGGTTTGGGAAAGGCTCAACGATCCGGCCGTGCTGAAGGAGTGCATTCCCGGCTGTGAACAGCTGGAGCGGACCGACGACGGCTTCGACGCGGTCGCGAAGATGAAGGTCGGGCCGGTGTCCGCGCGGTTCAAGGGCAAGGTAAGGTTGAGTGATCTCGATCCGCCCAGCGCCTACAAGATCTCCGGTGAAGGTGAGGGCGGAGTCGCCGGCTTCGCCAAAGGTGGCGCGTCGATGGCGCTGACGGAGCACGAAGACGGCACGCTACTGAAATATCTGGTCGAAGCTCACGTCGGCGGTAAAGTGGCTCAGCTCGGCCAACGGTTGATCAACGGCGCAGCGAAGAAGCTTGCTGACGAGTTCTTCACGAAATTCGCCGCCATCGTTCAGCGTTGA